The proteins below are encoded in one region of Thermococcus peptonophilus:
- a CDS encoding arsenate reductase ArsC: protein MDEKLILFVCVKNSARSQMAEAFFNHFNDDLRFKAMSAGTEPAEEIDPLARKVMEEIGISLEGQYPKLYTEEMADKAYIVITMGCLDKCPYAPPEKTWDWGLDDPYGQPIEKYREVRDEIKRRVLKLIKDLKAGKSREEIIGKKSAFSLSIGAK from the coding sequence ATGGACGAGAAGCTCATCCTCTTCGTCTGCGTGAAGAACTCTGCAAGGAGCCAGATGGCGGAGGCTTTCTTCAACCACTTCAACGACGACCTGAGGTTCAAGGCCATGAGCGCCGGGACTGAGCCTGCTGAGGAAATAGACCCGCTCGCGAGGAAGGTCATGGAGGAAATTGGCATCTCCCTTGAGGGCCAGTACCCCAAGCTCTACACCGAGGAGATGGCCGATAAAGCCTACATCGTCATCACGATGGGCTGTCTCGACAAGTGCCCCTACGCCCCGCCCGAAAAGACCTGGGACTGGGGGCTGGATGACCCCTACGGCCAGCCGATAGAGAAGTACCGTGAAGTGAGGGACGAGATAAAGCGCCGTGTTTTGAAGCTTATCAAGGATCTGAAGGCTGGAAAGAGCAGGGAAGAGATAATCGGGAAGAAATCAGCGTTTTCACTTTCCATTGGTGCTAAATAA
- a CDS encoding Lrp/AsnC family transcriptional regulator, with amino-acid sequence MDERDLKIYRILREDGRTKVSAIARELGISHPSARERLERLEGKGEIKVQALLNIRKRGFVSAVVNLRVRSMDEAEKLADVFARCPRTVFVATTTGKYNLNLALVAENYSALEATIENTIRPLEEVREMDVSLGSSPAYPEFVDFKLDPVREVAPCGKVCKGCYLYGKKCHGCPATVYFKGFGGE; translated from the coding sequence ATGGACGAGCGCGACCTAAAGATATACCGTATCCTCAGGGAGGACGGCAGGACGAAGGTCTCCGCTATAGCGAGGGAGCTCGGGATAAGCCACCCCTCCGCCAGGGAGAGGCTTGAGCGGCTTGAGGGAAAGGGGGAGATAAAGGTTCAGGCCCTCCTCAACATAAGGAAGAGGGGCTTCGTCTCCGCTGTGGTGAACCTCCGCGTGAGGAGCATGGACGAGGCGGAGAAGCTCGCCGATGTCTTCGCGAGGTGCCCCAGAACGGTCTTTGTGGCAACGACGACCGGAAAGTACAACCTCAACCTGGCCCTTGTTGCCGAGAACTACTCCGCCCTTGAGGCCACCATAGAGAACACAATACGCCCGCTGGAAGAGGTCAGGGAAATGGACGTCTCCCTCGGCTCCTCTCCGGCCTATCCTGAGTTCGTGGACTTCAAGCTCGACCCCGTTAGGGAGGTAGCTCCATGCGGAAAGGTCTGTAAGGGCTGCTACCTCTACGGCAAGAAGTGCCACGGTTGCCCCGCGACGGTTTACTTTAAGGGTTTTGGGGGTGAGTGA
- a CDS encoding YgaP family membrane protein — MSMERNEGTVDRAVRVLLGLILLGLWAANKIPYKTVALIVGLIALITGLTGFCAIYKLLGINTCKEC, encoded by the coding sequence ATGTCCATGGAGAGGAACGAGGGAACTGTGGATAGGGCAGTAAGGGTTCTGCTGGGTCTCATACTGCTCGGCCTCTGGGCAGCGAACAAGATACCCTATAAAACCGTGGCACTTATAGTCGGCCTTATAGCACTCATAACGGGCCTCACGGGGTTCTGCGCCATCTACAAGCTCCTCGGAATAAACACGTGCAAGGAGTGCTGA
- a CDS encoding cytochrome b5 domain-containing protein: MKGTSKMLVISGELLILVSLVMMATGLAMNSPSSSLGSFLDYSTARRVHTLTAYLFIPLIYVHATAGLATALKRVRALKSERAQRVVLGVWTALVAVLLLLALVPGGSSSLSSPVSASNSTSVGLTLEEVAKHSTENDCWVVIGNDVYNVTSLIDTHSGGKEAIIQYCGTNATDVFFSKHSQGAYEVLQSYYIGSIGNSPRGSFGTGAKGDREKGEREDD, from the coding sequence GTGAAGGGAACTTCCAAGATGCTTGTAATCTCGGGGGAGCTGCTCATACTGGTCAGCCTCGTCATGATGGCGACTGGGTTAGCAATGAACAGCCCATCGTCTAGCCTGGGAAGCTTTTTGGACTACTCCACGGCAAGGAGAGTTCACACTCTGACGGCGTACCTCTTCATACCCCTCATCTACGTCCACGCAACGGCCGGGTTAGCTACTGCACTCAAAAGGGTCAGAGCATTGAAGAGCGAGAGGGCCCAAAGGGTAGTCCTCGGGGTGTGGACGGCCCTCGTTGCAGTGTTACTCCTCCTCGCGCTCGTTCCGGGGGGCTCTTCGTCACTTTCAAGCCCGGTTTCAGCATCCAACAGCACCTCCGTGGGGCTAACCCTCGAGGAAGTTGCGAAGCACAGCACGGAGAACGACTGCTGGGTCGTTATAGGAAACGACGTCTACAACGTTACTTCGCTCATAGACACCCACAGCGGCGGCAAGGAGGCGATAATCCAGTACTGTGGAACCAACGCCACTGATGTATTCTTCTCCAAGCACAGCCAGGGCGCCTACGAGGTTCTGCAGAGCTACTACATTGGAAGCATTGGAAACTCGCCGCGGGGCTCGTTTGGGACAGGAGCTAAAGGAGACAGAGAAAAGGGAGAAAGAGAGGACGACTAA
- a CDS encoding DUF998 domain-containing protein, with amino-acid sequence MWREGLRWSGIVSGIVYWLFVAWSISRNRWFSFFHNALSDLGDPSKATAPWIYNYGLIVTSLFVLAFAIYLILASENRLQTVGGAYISISAIFLALIGIFHGGTRPHVFVSTYFFVQFFLGALIYGVGSEKREIRYGSVLIFLLALFGTFLEWSSVALIETYEIALVMTFTLLVALRGGGKNA; translated from the coding sequence ATGTGGAGAGAGGGCCTGAGATGGTCTGGAATCGTCAGCGGCATCGTCTACTGGCTCTTCGTTGCGTGGAGCATAAGCAGGAACCGGTGGTTTTCATTCTTCCACAACGCCCTCAGCGACCTTGGAGACCCGTCGAAAGCAACCGCACCCTGGATCTACAACTATGGGCTTATAGTAACGTCCCTTTTCGTTCTCGCCTTTGCCATCTACCTAATCCTGGCCTCTGAGAACAGGCTCCAGACGGTTGGAGGGGCTTACATCAGTATTTCAGCCATATTTCTGGCTCTCATAGGGATCTTCCACGGTGGAACGAGGCCCCACGTCTTTGTTTCAACGTACTTCTTCGTCCAGTTCTTCCTAGGGGCGTTGATTTATGGTGTGGGGAGTGAGAAGAGGGAAATCCGCTACGGTTCCGTTTTGATATTCCTGCTCGCCCTATTTGGGACTTTTCTGGAGTGGTCATCCGTGGCGCTGATAGAGACCTACGAGATAGCGCTAGTAATGACGTTCACACTCCTCGTGGCTCTGAGAGGTGGAGGCAAAAACGCTTAA
- a CDS encoding SDR family oxidoreductase, with protein sequence MKVAVVTGASKGIGRAIAEMLADEGYSLALGARSIEDLKKLAEGLETEVFYHYLDVSRPESVDDFAERALKHFGGVDLLVANAGVGYFGRLEEIRGEDFEKMLQVNTLGLWRTVKAFLPSLKKRKGTVVAVTSDVSARVFPRGGAYVATKWAARALVRTFQLENPEVRFLELRPGAVDTHFAGSRPGKPKEHGFLKPEEVAEALRCLLKLPSDVRVEELMLRSVYQKPEY encoded by the coding sequence ATGAAAGTGGCAGTTGTTACCGGTGCCTCGAAGGGAATAGGCAGGGCAATAGCGGAGATGCTGGCTGATGAAGGTTATTCTCTTGCCCTTGGAGCAAGGAGCATCGAGGATCTGAAGAAACTTGCTGAGGGGCTGGAAACAGAGGTCTTCTACCACTACCTCGACGTCTCAAGGCCGGAGAGTGTTGATGATTTTGCCGAAAGGGCCCTTAAGCACTTCGGAGGAGTTGACCTGCTTGTTGCGAACGCTGGCGTTGGCTACTTCGGCAGACTTGAGGAGATTAGGGGCGAGGACTTTGAGAAGATGCTCCAGGTAAACACACTCGGTCTCTGGAGAACTGTGAAGGCCTTTCTCCCGAGTCTGAAGAAAAGAAAGGGAACTGTTGTGGCAGTAACTTCCGATGTTTCCGCCAGGGTTTTTCCTAGGGGAGGGGCCTACGTAGCTACGAAGTGGGCGGCGAGGGCACTGGTTAGGACCTTCCAGCTGGAGAATCCGGAGGTTCGCTTTCTGGAGCTCAGGCCTGGGGCGGTGGATACCCACTTCGCGGGGAGCAGGCCAGGGAAACCTAAGGAGCACGGCTTTCTCAAGCCCGAAGAGGTTGCCGAGGCCCTACGCTGTCTGCTAAAGCTCCCATCTGACGTCAGAGTCGAGGAGCTCATGCTCCGCTCCGTCTATCAAAAACCGGAATATTAG
- a CDS encoding SLC13 family permease yields MACEGVRDFLKREWFLSALVVLYLALLLRDSSLLWGTPGLVDWGSLSLIGSLILVSRGLELSGIFTRLSCRLISLSGGSERKLAFILLPTVALSSAVIMNDTAMLIFIPLVITLSQISGKDLRSLIVLSAIAANVGSALTPIGNPQNVIIWSYYGISFHSFVLRMFPFVFLWLLLLLFFAYFIFKDEIEQRELPPVSVRKSLLWAAILLLAADMTIAQEGKAPWTFPITLGALLLIGREVLLGFDWALFLTFAFIFADFGEIARVLSSARISFPDSGLGLFITSALLSQIVSNVPATVLLLGGRDWISLAVGVNIGGTGLIIGSLANLIAVRIGDVGIREFHRYSLPFLMITAALSALILAL; encoded by the coding sequence ATGGCATGTGAAGGGGTCAGGGACTTCCTAAAGAGGGAGTGGTTCCTCTCCGCTCTCGTGGTCCTCTACTTAGCCCTCCTTCTTCGGGACAGCTCCCTTCTATGGGGAACGCCCGGTTTGGTGGACTGGGGGAGCCTCTCCCTGATAGGGTCGCTCATACTCGTCTCAAGGGGGCTTGAACTGTCGGGAATTTTCACGCGCCTCTCGTGCAGGCTGATCTCTCTATCTGGCGGCTCCGAGAGAAAGCTGGCCTTCATCCTCCTTCCAACGGTGGCGCTCTCTTCGGCAGTCATAATGAACGACACCGCCATGCTGATTTTCATCCCTTTGGTGATTACTCTGTCCCAAATCTCGGGGAAGGACTTGAGAAGCCTCATCGTTCTCTCTGCTATAGCTGCAAACGTCGGCTCGGCTTTAACCCCTATCGGAAACCCGCAGAACGTCATAATCTGGAGTTACTACGGGATCTCCTTCCACTCCTTCGTCCTGCGTATGTTCCCATTTGTCTTTCTCTGGCTTCTGCTCCTGTTGTTCTTTGCTTACTTCATCTTCAAAGACGAGATTGAACAAAGAGAGCTTCCTCCGGTAAGCGTTCGCAAATCTCTCCTCTGGGCCGCCATACTCCTTCTCGCGGCAGACATGACCATTGCCCAGGAGGGGAAGGCGCCCTGGACTTTCCCAATAACCCTTGGAGCGCTGTTATTGATTGGAAGGGAAGTCCTCCTCGGCTTTGACTGGGCGCTTTTCCTGACCTTTGCCTTCATCTTTGCAGATTTTGGGGAGATTGCGCGAGTTCTTTCTTCCGCGAGGATTTCTTTTCCCGACTCCGGTCTTGGTCTCTTCATTACATCCGCTCTCCTGAGTCAGATAGTCAGCAACGTGCCGGCGACGGTTCTCCTCCTCGGTGGGAGGGACTGGATATCCCTTGCAGTCGGGGTCAACATCGGGGGAACGGGCCTGATAATCGGCTCGCTGGCAAACCTCATAGCCGTTAGAATAGGGGACGTGGGGATAAGGGAGTTCCACCGCTATTCTCTGCCTTTTCTCATGATAACTGCCGCTCTCTCTGCTCTGATCCTGGCCCTCTAA
- the iorB gene encoding indolepyruvate ferredoxin oxidoreductase subunit beta: MNVIYCGVGGQGIVLMSNIVGEACARKGIHVVSGELHGLSQRSGSVIVHQRIGDGLSPLIPYGGADVILALEPMEALRYVYFLKPGGTVITNTRLIHHPYETENFVKGKIEKYVTYEEIVENIKKAGAKLYEIDAIKLAEEAGTALAQNVVLVGALTALPDFPIDKETMLEAVKASVPEKAVEANVRAFELGYKAMKELL; the protein is encoded by the coding sequence ATGAACGTTATCTACTGCGGCGTCGGCGGCCAGGGCATAGTGCTCATGTCCAACATAGTCGGCGAGGCCTGCGCGAGGAAGGGAATCCACGTGGTCAGCGGGGAGCTTCACGGCCTCTCCCAGAGGAGCGGTTCGGTCATAGTGCACCAGCGCATAGGAGATGGTCTCTCACCCCTCATTCCCTACGGTGGGGCGGACGTGATTTTAGCGCTCGAGCCAATGGAGGCTCTTCGCTACGTCTACTTCCTCAAGCCCGGAGGGACAGTCATAACCAACACGCGCCTCATTCACCACCCATACGAGACGGAGAACTTCGTGAAGGGCAAAATAGAGAAGTACGTGACCTACGAGGAGATAGTTGAGAACATCAAGAAGGCCGGGGCGAAGCTCTACGAAATAGATGCCATCAAGCTGGCCGAAGAAGCGGGGACGGCCCTCGCCCAGAACGTCGTCCTCGTTGGTGCCCTAACGGCCCTCCCGGACTTTCCGATAGACAAGGAGACGATGCTTGAGGCCGTGAAGGCCAGCGTGCCGGAGAAGGCGGTGGAGGCCAACGTGAGGGCCTTCGAACTCGGCTACAAGGCAATGAAGGAGCTCCTTTGA
- a CDS encoding thiamine pyrophosphate-dependent enzyme: MSLKEVLKEEPHVGYMLTNEAIVRAALEADVKVAAFYPGSPQTEILDTFDRVSHYRDDLVVEIAANEKVALETVAGAAFVGLRGFTSMKSVGGNVASDTLYSLAYTGVKGGLVVVIADDPYAHSSQSEQDGRWFGYTAYLPMLEPSNPQEAYEMVKKAFGLSEKYGSVVLVRTTTRVNHQSGLVKVGKLKRTPFDKLSWRENRRSYATVGSLARKFKAELLEKVAKMKEDPEFLALNRVEYFDGKEVKVAKPEEAKGIGIITSGVAYSYVLESLQKLGREAYVLKLGVLNPIPEKLIGDFIEGLERVVVVEELFPYIEGFVRQIAKEKNPDLEMIGKKSGHFLEMLEYNVPIVIKVLAEVLGRELPFDYEGHFKRMWELAKLAPPRMPTFCAGCPHRATFWALRRAMGRPENYYLANDIGCYSMLALEHIGWTDSLLAMGASLGIAHGVQHSAQERVVTVVGDSTFFHAALPGIVNAIHNNAKMTLIILDNAVTAMTGQQAHPGSPKKVNPYEKRIDIESVLRGLGVEKIVVIDSFQARKNIGKLREALKYDGLSVVISRGECALYHFREYRRAGGKIVPYFVDKEACERAYNCIRDFGCPAIVVDETDLKAKILPEVCVGCGVCAQLCPHNAIHSTAVLYGGEDKPHVTIEDYRELEQIMLRRGGQ; this comes from the coding sequence ATGTCTCTAAAGGAAGTTCTGAAAGAGGAGCCCCACGTGGGCTATATGCTGACAAACGAGGCCATAGTCAGGGCCGCCCTGGAGGCGGACGTGAAGGTTGCGGCCTTCTACCCCGGCTCACCGCAGACGGAAATCTTGGATACCTTCGACAGGGTTTCTCATTATCGCGACGACCTCGTTGTTGAGATAGCCGCCAATGAAAAGGTTGCCCTTGAGACGGTTGCTGGAGCCGCTTTCGTCGGCCTCAGGGGATTCACGTCGATGAAGAGCGTGGGAGGAAATGTCGCCTCAGACACCCTCTACTCGCTCGCTTATACTGGCGTCAAGGGTGGGCTGGTAGTTGTAATAGCCGACGACCCATATGCCCACTCCTCCCAGTCGGAGCAGGACGGCAGGTGGTTCGGCTACACCGCTTACCTCCCGATGCTCGAACCCTCCAACCCACAGGAAGCCTACGAGATGGTAAAGAAGGCATTCGGGCTGAGCGAGAAGTACGGCAGCGTCGTTTTGGTGAGGACGACCACGAGGGTGAACCACCAGAGCGGCCTTGTGAAGGTCGGAAAGCTCAAGAGGACGCCCTTCGATAAGCTCTCGTGGAGAGAAAACAGGAGGAGCTACGCGACCGTGGGTTCGCTCGCGAGGAAGTTCAAGGCCGAGCTTCTGGAAAAGGTAGCGAAGATGAAGGAAGATCCAGAGTTCTTGGCCCTAAACCGCGTTGAGTACTTCGACGGCAAGGAAGTGAAGGTGGCAAAGCCTGAAGAGGCAAAGGGAATCGGCATCATAACATCAGGCGTCGCCTACTCCTACGTCCTTGAGAGCCTTCAGAAGCTCGGGAGAGAGGCCTACGTCCTCAAGCTCGGCGTCCTCAATCCAATCCCCGAGAAGCTCATCGGGGACTTCATTGAAGGCCTTGAGAGGGTCGTGGTTGTTGAGGAGCTCTTCCCTTACATAGAGGGCTTCGTGAGGCAAATAGCGAAGGAGAAAAACCCAGACCTCGAGATGATCGGCAAGAAGAGCGGTCACTTCCTTGAGATGCTCGAGTACAACGTCCCGATAGTCATTAAGGTTCTCGCCGAGGTTCTCGGAAGGGAGCTTCCCTTCGACTACGAGGGGCACTTCAAGAGGATGTGGGAGCTTGCAAAGCTCGCCCCGCCGAGGATGCCCACCTTCTGCGCCGGCTGTCCTCACAGAGCTACTTTCTGGGCCCTGAGGAGGGCGATGGGCAGGCCGGAGAACTACTACTTGGCCAACGACATCGGCTGCTACTCGATGCTGGCTTTGGAGCACATCGGTTGGACGGATTCCCTCCTAGCGATGGGCGCTTCCCTTGGAATAGCTCACGGTGTCCAACATTCCGCCCAGGAGAGGGTAGTTACCGTTGTAGGCGACTCAACGTTCTTCCACGCCGCTCTGCCCGGAATAGTCAACGCCATCCACAACAACGCGAAAATGACCCTCATAATCCTCGACAACGCGGTCACGGCCATGACAGGCCAGCAGGCCCACCCCGGCAGTCCAAAGAAGGTGAACCCCTACGAGAAGCGCATAGACATAGAGAGCGTTTTGAGGGGCCTCGGCGTGGAAAAGATAGTGGTCATAGACTCATTCCAGGCAAGGAAGAACATAGGCAAGCTCAGAGAGGCTTTGAAGTACGACGGCCTCTCCGTGGTCATATCGAGGGGAGAGTGCGCCCTCTACCACTTCCGCGAATACAGACGCGCTGGAGGAAAGATAGTCCCCTACTTCGTTGACAAGGAGGCCTGTGAGAGGGCCTACAACTGCATAAGGGACTTCGGCTGTCCTGCGATAGTGGTAGATGAGACCGACCTGAAGGCGAAGATTCTTCCGGAGGTCTGCGTTGGCTGCGGCGTCTGCGCCCAGCTGTGTCCCCACAATGCAATCCACTCGACGGCGGTTCTCTACGGCGGCGAGGACAAACCCCACGTGACGATAGAGGACTACCGCGAACTGGAGCAGATAATGCTCAGGAGGGGAGGGCAATGA
- a CDS encoding HsdM family class I SAM-dependent methyltransferase, giving the protein MAEAPALEKIKKLGQVLTPVEIAEFLVNWAIKSPNDTVLEPSCGDGVFLRAAIRRLMELGASPESISKQVYGVEIDSEMLEKTKKFLLAEFSFVPTLINADFFDLEPPRGQQTLSNLLKAQRIPKVDVVVGNPPYIRYQSFSGQIREKALSTALEEGVKLPELTASWVPFVIHAEKFLKKDGRLAMVLPSKLLHVGYAKPFRKWLLKKFSNITIISFERRVFSGILEDTVLLLASKSGPYGVRFVEVADEKGLSGLKLESPNFLLLPNPDEKWTKYMLPQSLADSLAKVLNKVREKTIPLGEVGMVTIGVVTGSNEFFTLTEEEVNLWGIEKEYLIPLISRAEQISGIEVTTSDWELIKKLGQKCYLLYVTKPWDELGTGVREYLTKKGEKLNVRSRYKVRIRKTWYAVPGVRFPDLFMSYMSHEVPKIASNEIIVNDQKATSTNTIHQIFLKRKLEPKLLSTLFYNSLTLLSAELVGRFYGGGVLKIEPKEAEKILIPTPEEPKEILNISSKVDRLLRAKRTIDAVAIVNEVVLEGELGLKQRDVEVIEEAWKYLQERRIKKSLG; this is encoded by the coding sequence ATGGCCGAAGCACCAGCCCTTGAGAAAATAAAAAAGTTGGGTCAAGTTCTTACTCCTGTTGAGATCGCTGAATTCCTTGTTAATTGGGCAATAAAGAGCCCCAACGATACAGTACTCGAACCCAGCTGTGGTGATGGTGTTTTTTTAAGGGCGGCAATCAGACGGTTGATGGAACTTGGGGCTTCCCCAGAATCAATATCTAAACAGGTTTATGGCGTAGAAATAGATTCTGAAATGCTTGAAAAGACTAAAAAATTTCTTTTGGCTGAGTTTTCTTTTGTACCCACTCTAATAAACGCCGATTTTTTTGATCTGGAACCTCCAAGAGGTCAGCAGACCTTGAGTAACTTGCTTAAGGCCCAAAGAATTCCAAAAGTAGATGTGGTCGTTGGAAATCCTCCGTACATTAGATATCAATCTTTTTCAGGGCAAATCAGAGAGAAGGCTCTCAGTACAGCCCTCGAAGAGGGTGTTAAGCTTCCTGAACTAACGGCCTCGTGGGTTCCATTCGTAATCCATGCAGAGAAGTTTCTTAAAAAAGATGGCCGTCTCGCGATGGTACTTCCTTCGAAACTTCTCCACGTTGGATACGCAAAACCATTTAGAAAATGGCTTTTGAAGAAGTTTTCCAACATCACAATAATATCTTTTGAGAGGAGGGTGTTTTCAGGCATTCTCGAAGATACAGTTTTGCTCTTAGCCAGTAAATCCGGGCCTTATGGGGTTCGATTTGTGGAAGTTGCTGATGAAAAGGGGCTCTCTGGGTTGAAGTTGGAGTCTCCGAATTTCCTGCTACTCCCAAATCCCGATGAAAAATGGACAAAATATATGCTCCCGCAAAGTCTGGCGGATTCCCTAGCAAAAGTTCTTAACAAAGTTAGAGAGAAAACTATTCCTCTCGGAGAGGTGGGAATGGTAACAATCGGAGTTGTGACTGGAAGCAACGAGTTCTTTACCCTAACAGAGGAAGAGGTAAATTTGTGGGGAATTGAGAAAGAATACCTAATACCCTTAATCTCTAGGGCGGAACAAATATCGGGGATTGAAGTCACGACCTCCGACTGGGAGCTTATCAAAAAGCTCGGCCAGAAGTGCTATCTTCTATATGTTACAAAGCCGTGGGATGAATTGGGGACTGGAGTGAGAGAATACCTTACCAAAAAAGGGGAGAAACTTAACGTTAGATCCCGCTATAAAGTGAGGATAAGGAAAACATGGTACGCCGTGCCTGGAGTTAGGTTCCCAGATCTTTTTATGAGCTATATGTCCCATGAAGTTCCCAAAATTGCTTCCAACGAGATTATAGTAAATGACCAGAAAGCTACGAGCACAAACACAATTCATCAGATATTCCTCAAAAGAAAACTTGAACCGAAGTTACTCTCTACTCTGTTTTACAACTCTCTAACATTGCTCTCCGCCGAGCTTGTGGGGAGATTTTACGGGGGAGGTGTTCTAAAGATCGAGCCAAAAGAGGCTGAGAAAATCCTAATTCCAACGCCTGAAGAACCGAAGGAAATTCTTAATATATCTTCGAAAGTTGACCGGCTGCTAAGGGCTAAAAGAACCATTGACGCCGTTGCTATTGTCAATGAAGTCGTACTTGAAGGGGAACTTGGATTGAAGCAGAGGGATGTTGAGGTTATTGAGGAGGCTTGGAAGTATCTCCAGGAAAGAAGGATAAAAAAGAGCCTTGGCTAG
- a CDS encoding SufD family Fe-S cluster assembly protein, with amino-acid sequence MAAELPRITREALERLTYQKYGDSPTIRSYTKWKLFEENSPLKLPTEAKAGEVPVKGHVTFSGSEASFDLPNGVELTEGTLGLSQPEESRILGFHFYALKKAYRLRIRGDLTEPLVIVSHLSEKAFVSHHLSIEVENAKMPIIIYDMAEDGAKSFVVEMIAKNAEIELLTIGKHKSLSHYLLRASLTGKSRVRAFSAVHGGRMSHHREDYSLEGKESELLLRGIPLAIGSAVDYLTNVLQYGEESKSETRVHGFSYKNGWTVHRGTAKVFERAKGSSSVVVSEVTIMDEGSLGVSVPMLEVDTGEIENAAHSSSVRQFDEDALFYLRARGLGREEAMSLFVHGIGEALSEHLERLRSKARSATAELVEELL; translated from the coding sequence ATGGCTGCCGAACTTCCAAGAATAACCAGAGAGGCCCTTGAAAGGCTCACCTACCAGAAGTACGGCGACAGCCCGACGATAAGGAGTTACACGAAGTGGAAGCTCTTCGAGGAGAACTCCCCCTTAAAGCTCCCGACGGAAGCTAAAGCGGGCGAGGTCCCGGTTAAAGGACACGTTACGTTTTCGGGAAGCGAGGCGAGCTTTGACCTGCCCAATGGAGTCGAGCTCACAGAGGGGACACTTGGACTGTCGCAGCCCGAGGAGTCGAGGATTCTGGGCTTCCACTTCTACGCCCTCAAAAAGGCATACAGGCTCAGGATTAGGGGAGACCTCACGGAGCCGCTCGTGATAGTCTCTCACCTTTCAGAGAAGGCCTTCGTAAGCCACCACCTCAGCATTGAGGTTGAGAACGCCAAAATGCCGATAATCATCTACGACATGGCCGAGGATGGAGCTAAATCCTTCGTGGTGGAGATGATAGCCAAGAACGCCGAGATAGAGTTGCTCACGATCGGAAAGCACAAATCACTCTCCCACTACCTCCTGAGGGCCAGCCTCACGGGGAAGAGCAGGGTTAGGGCCTTCAGCGCGGTTCACGGAGGCAGGATGAGCCACCACCGCGAGGATTACTCCCTCGAAGGGAAGGAAAGCGAGCTCCTACTTAGGGGGATACCCCTAGCTATAGGCTCGGCCGTTGACTACCTAACGAACGTGCTCCAGTACGGTGAAGAAAGCAAGAGCGAGACAAGGGTTCACGGCTTCTCCTACAAAAACGGCTGGACAGTCCACAGAGGAACTGCAAAGGTCTTCGAGCGGGCTAAGGGCTCTTCGAGCGTCGTGGTCTCCGAGGTGACCATAATGGACGAGGGCTCCCTCGGCGTAAGCGTGCCGATGCTTGAAGTCGATACGGGGGAGATAGAGAACGCCGCCCACTCGTCCTCCGTCAGACAGTTCGACGAGGATGCTCTCTTCTACCTCCGCGCCCGCGGACTTGGCAGGGAAGAGGCCATGAGTCTCTTCGTGCACGGCATTGGTGAAGCCTTAAGTGAACACCTCGAAAGGCTCAGGAGCAAAGCAAGAAGTGCCACAGCGGAGCTCGTCGAGGAGCTGCTGTGA